One part of the Raphanus sativus cultivar WK10039 unplaced genomic scaffold, ASM80110v3 Scaffold0025, whole genome shotgun sequence genome encodes these proteins:
- the LOC108846442 gene encoding ADP-ribosylation factor-like protein 3 produces MPLAILWQPGLRSIWEKYYEEAHALIYLIDAACPSRFEESKSALEKALRHEDLQGAPLLILANKQDLSNAVSAEELDRYLDLKKLDERVYMFEAVSGYDGRGIKESVEWLVGVMERSKRTETLRARTGYVPVPSS; encoded by the exons ATGCCTTTGGCTATCTTATGGCAGCCTGGTCTGCGTTCGATTTGGGAGAAGTATTATGAAGAAGCACACGCATTGATATATTTGATCGATGCAGCTTGCCCTTCTCGCTTTGAAGAGTCTAAATCTGCTCTAG AAAAAGCACTGCGGCATGAGGATTTGCAAGGAGCGCCTCTTTTGATATTGGCAAACAAGCAA GATCTCTCAAATGCTGTCTCGGCTGAGGAACTGGACCGATACTTGGATCTAAAGAAACTGGATGAGAGGGTGTACATGTTTGAAGCAGTTTCTGGATATGATGG AAGAGGAATCAAGGAAAGTGTAGAATGGCTGGTGGGAGTGATGGAGAGAAGCAAAAGAACCGAAACACTAAGAGCTCGTACCGGATATGTTCCTGTCCCATCTTCCTAG